One genomic region from Arthrobacter sp. FB24 encodes:
- a CDS encoding 2'-5' RNA ligase family protein — protein MIRGTAPRKRQARTDEMSVGVILGFPPDIAEELQRWRASFGDPMAGVIPAHITLVTTTPTKDWEATRSHVREVARRQQPFTVTIAGTGSFRPVSPVVFLNVEDGFGHCVNLHEQLQTGPLERELPFAYHPHVTIAHDVAPESLDEAEAVLKDYRATFPVVSMGLYEHDINGIWQLREELDFGIETDPTGGTSGTSGPGGARRR, from the coding sequence ATGATCCGGGGCACAGCGCCACGCAAGCGGCAAGCCAGGACCGACGAGATGAGCGTCGGTGTCATCCTGGGCTTCCCGCCGGACATTGCCGAGGAACTCCAGCGCTGGCGGGCATCGTTCGGGGACCCCATGGCCGGCGTCATTCCTGCGCACATCACGCTGGTCACCACCACTCCCACCAAGGACTGGGAGGCCACGCGAAGCCATGTCCGCGAGGTCGCGCGCAGGCAGCAGCCGTTCACCGTCACCATCGCGGGTACCGGATCGTTCAGGCCCGTGTCCCCGGTGGTTTTCCTCAACGTCGAAGACGGCTTCGGGCACTGCGTCAACCTGCACGAACAGCTGCAGACCGGGCCGCTGGAACGCGAACTGCCCTTTGCCTACCACCCGCATGTGACCATTGCCCACGACGTGGCGCCGGAGAGCCTGGACGAGGCCGAAGCGGTCCTGAAGGATTACCGGGCCACGTTCCCTGTGGTTAGCATGGGGCTGTACGAGCACGACATCAACGGCATTTGGCAGCTACGGGAAGAACTCGACTTTGGCATCGAAACTGACCCCACCGGAGGCACGTCCGGCACTAGCGGCCCAGGCGGGGCACGCCGGCGATAA
- a CDS encoding YihY/virulence factor BrkB family protein produces the protein MASKLTPPEARPALAAQAGHAGDNPPLPTERARLKLEVSRKKVEWSRARRSGSGALAGLSAMFQWLLARLNSFRPMRAFQHYNLQHGPLMAAGIGFRMFFSITGLLATGLSLAGLVLSGQPALLDQVIKSIAKAAPGLMKVDGGEGLVDPYQLLNPSGLGWAAVIAAAVTVFTALGWISGIRDGVRGMMQLGPRGMNPVLQILRDAGILLLLGVALVLSAAASLIFGTAAGWVTEQLQLDPVMAWPLTTAIKVGVPLALGWVTALIMFRLAAGLKLSRQALLEGTILSAVGTTVLQIFSTELLASAGRNPILAPFAIIIGLLIWFNLVSQVYLVSAAWSAVREEDLKTSDLPRKKVLGSRRLPPQT, from the coding sequence TTGGCATCGAAACTGACCCCACCGGAGGCACGTCCGGCACTAGCGGCCCAGGCGGGGCACGCCGGCGATAATCCTCCGCTTCCCACGGAGCGCGCCCGGCTGAAGCTGGAAGTGAGCCGGAAGAAGGTCGAGTGGAGCAGGGCGCGCAGGTCCGGCAGCGGCGCCTTGGCCGGCCTGTCCGCCATGTTCCAGTGGCTGCTTGCGCGCCTCAATTCTTTCCGTCCCATGCGTGCCTTCCAGCACTACAACCTGCAGCACGGTCCGCTCATGGCGGCCGGTATCGGCTTCAGGATGTTCTTCTCCATCACAGGTCTGCTGGCCACCGGCCTTTCCCTTGCCGGTCTCGTGCTCAGCGGGCAGCCGGCCCTGCTGGATCAGGTCATCAAGAGCATTGCCAAGGCTGCGCCCGGCCTCATGAAGGTCGACGGCGGCGAGGGGCTGGTGGACCCCTATCAGCTGCTGAACCCCTCGGGACTGGGCTGGGCCGCGGTGATCGCAGCCGCAGTGACGGTTTTCACAGCCCTGGGCTGGATCAGCGGCATCCGAGACGGCGTGCGGGGCATGATGCAGCTCGGCCCCCGCGGGATGAACCCGGTCCTGCAGATACTGCGGGACGCCGGCATCTTGCTGCTGCTCGGCGTGGCACTGGTGCTGAGCGCCGCCGCCTCGCTGATTTTCGGAACCGCAGCCGGGTGGGTTACTGAGCAGCTGCAGCTCGATCCGGTGATGGCCTGGCCGCTGACGACGGCCATCAAGGTGGGCGTGCCGCTGGCGCTGGGCTGGGTGACCGCGCTGATCATGTTCCGGCTGGCGGCAGGCCTGAAACTTTCCCGGCAGGCCCTGCTTGAAGGAACCATCCTGTCGGCCGTGGGAACCACGGTGCTACAGATCTTCAGCACTGAGCTGCTTGCCAGCGCCGGACGCAACCCGATTCTTGCGCCCTTCGCGATCATCATCGGGCTGCTCATCTGGTTCAACCTTGTCAGCCAGGTCTATTTGGTGTCAGCGGCCTGGTCGGCCGTCAGGGAAGAGGACCTGAAGACGTCGGACCTACCCCGAAAGAAGGTCCTGGGTTCGCGCCGCCTGCCTCCCCAAACCTGA
- a CDS encoding ABC transporter substrate-binding protein codes for MARITTRTLRKTIAVVSALSLLGLTACSSPSTNQPEDGNVEIRFSWWGNAGRAELTNKAIKEFEAANPTIKVKPEYGDISGYFDKLATQMAANDAPDVITMGGAYPAEYANRGALLDLSKVSGSLDLSKTDQGALENGQVQGKQYGVSTGANALAIVVNPGVLQAAGVALPDDSTWTWDDFARLAADVTAKSPKGTYGTATVLTHDSLDAFARQRGESLYTQDGQLGLGKETVQDYFDYSVKLSESGAAPGASETVEKLNVSTEQTLMGMGKAGMMLTWSNSLAALSKASGADLKLLRLPGETPTPGIWLQSSQFYTISARSKHTDAAAKLVNFLVNDASAAKIIQSDRGVPSNSGMRTAIQDMLTPQGKIEAAYIDQIGKMDFAPTFIGPTGSTAVSEITARINTDVLFKRLSPEKAAEQWISESKAAIGK; via the coding sequence ATGGCGCGTATAACTACCCGAACCCTCCGCAAAACGATCGCCGTAGTTTCTGCGCTGAGCCTGCTCGGCCTCACAGCGTGTTCCAGTCCGTCGACCAACCAGCCCGAGGACGGCAACGTTGAAATCCGCTTCTCCTGGTGGGGCAACGCGGGCCGCGCCGAGCTGACCAACAAGGCCATCAAGGAGTTCGAAGCCGCCAACCCCACCATCAAGGTCAAACCTGAGTATGGGGACATTAGCGGCTACTTCGACAAACTGGCCACGCAGATGGCCGCCAACGATGCACCCGACGTGATCACCATGGGCGGCGCCTATCCGGCCGAGTACGCCAACCGCGGCGCACTGCTGGACCTGTCCAAGGTCAGCGGCTCCCTGGACCTCTCCAAGACGGACCAGGGAGCCCTGGAGAACGGCCAGGTGCAAGGCAAGCAGTACGGGGTCTCCACCGGAGCCAACGCGTTGGCGATCGTCGTGAACCCCGGCGTCCTGCAGGCCGCCGGCGTTGCGCTTCCGGATGACAGCACGTGGACCTGGGATGATTTCGCCAGGCTGGCTGCCGACGTGACAGCCAAGAGCCCTAAGGGCACCTATGGGACGGCAACCGTCCTCACGCACGATTCGCTGGACGCCTTTGCCCGCCAACGCGGCGAGTCGCTCTACACCCAGGACGGGCAGCTCGGACTGGGCAAGGAGACGGTGCAGGACTACTTCGACTACTCGGTGAAGCTGAGTGAATCGGGAGCTGCGCCCGGTGCCTCGGAGACCGTGGAAAAGCTAAACGTCAGCACCGAGCAGACATTGATGGGCATGGGCAAGGCCGGGATGATGCTCACGTGGAGCAACTCTCTCGCCGCACTCAGCAAGGCCTCGGGGGCGGACCTGAAGCTTCTTAGGCTCCCCGGCGAAACCCCGACCCCGGGCATCTGGCTGCAGTCTTCGCAGTTCTACACGATCTCTGCCCGCAGCAAGCACACCGATGCCGCCGCGAAGCTGGTGAACTTCCTGGTGAACGACGCATCCGCCGCAAAGATTATTCAGAGCGACCGCGGCGTGCCCAGTAACTCCGGAATGCGCACTGCGATCCAGGACATGCTGACGCCGCAGGGCAAGATCGAGGCAGCTTACATCGACCAGATAGGCAAGATGGACTTTGCGCCTACCTTCATTGGCCCCACCGGTTCAACAGCCGTCTCCGAGATCACGGCCCGCATCAACACCGATGTCCTGTTCAAGCGGCTCTCGCCGGAAAAAGCCGCGGAGCAGTGGATCAGCGAAAGCAAGGCGGCCATCGGCAAGTAG
- a CDS encoding alpha/beta hydrolase family protein, with the protein MSRSEKVSFEGSTGELLSGIVDMPEGPVKGWGVFSHGFTLGKDSPSASRMCKALADNGVGMLRFDNLGLGDSAGYWSEGSFSHKVADTVKAAEFMRAEGRPVSLLVGHSFGGAAVLAAAKEIPELDAVATVGAPFSPKHVAHVFDAALDRILNEGSAEVDLGGKRVEIRRHFVEDLENADLTDCIKRLGKPLMVLHSPTDNTVGIENASTIFQTARHPRSFVSLEGSDHLLTGKGQAARAAKIISAWADQYLDAGR; encoded by the coding sequence ATGTCCCGGTCCGAAAAAGTCAGTTTCGAAGGATCCACCGGCGAATTGCTCTCCGGCATCGTCGACATGCCGGAAGGCCCGGTGAAGGGCTGGGGTGTGTTCTCGCACGGGTTCACGCTGGGTAAGGACAGCCCGTCGGCGTCCAGGATGTGCAAGGCGCTGGCCGACAACGGGGTGGGGATGCTCCGCTTCGACAACCTGGGGCTGGGCGATTCCGCCGGTTACTGGTCCGAAGGCTCCTTCAGCCACAAGGTGGCGGACACCGTCAAGGCAGCGGAGTTCATGCGCGCCGAAGGACGGCCGGTCTCGCTGCTGGTGGGGCACTCGTTCGGCGGAGCCGCCGTCCTGGCGGCGGCAAAGGAGATTCCGGAGCTTGACGCCGTGGCCACCGTGGGAGCCCCGTTCTCACCCAAGCACGTGGCCCACGTGTTTGATGCAGCGCTGGACCGGATCCTCAACGAAGGCAGCGCGGAGGTGGACCTGGGCGGCAAGCGCGTGGAAATCCGCCGGCACTTCGTGGAGGACCTGGAGAACGCGGACCTGACCGACTGCATCAAGCGGCTCGGAAAGCCCCTGATGGTGCTCCACTCCCCCACGGACAACACGGTGGGAATCGAAAATGCCAGCACAATTTTCCAGACGGCACGGCACCCGCGCAGCTTCGTCTCGTTGGAAGGGAGTGACCACCTGCTGACCGGCAAGGGTCAGGCCGCCCGGGCTGCGAAGATCATTTCCGCCTGGGCCGACCAGTACCTCGACGCCGGGCGGTAG
- a CDS encoding succinate dehydrogenase iron-sulfur subunit — translation MSAELAEPASKIELPAHIGGGGEIPTFDVTLRVRRYNPEVSEEATWDDFKVTMYGTDRVLDALHKVKWEIDGSVSFRRSCAHGVCGSDAMRINGRNRLACKTLLKDLDTTKPITVEPIKGLPVEKDLIVDMEPFFQSFREVMPFLINKGHEPTKERLQSAEDRERFDDTTKCILCAACTSSCPVFWTDGQYFGPAAIVNAHRFIFDSRDDAGDMRLEILNDKEGVWRCRTTFNCTEACPRGIQVTQAIAEVKQAILSRKI, via the coding sequence ATGTCCGCCGAACTTGCTGAGCCAGCCTCAAAGATCGAACTGCCCGCGCACATCGGAGGCGGCGGAGAGATCCCGACATTCGACGTCACCCTGCGCGTGCGCCGTTACAACCCTGAGGTTTCCGAGGAAGCCACCTGGGACGACTTCAAGGTCACCATGTACGGCACCGACCGCGTGCTGGACGCCCTGCACAAGGTCAAGTGGGAAATTGACGGCAGCGTCTCCTTCCGCCGCTCCTGCGCCCACGGCGTCTGCGGTTCCGACGCCATGCGCATCAACGGCCGCAACCGCCTCGCGTGCAAGACCCTGCTGAAGGACCTGGACACGACCAAGCCCATCACCGTGGAACCCATCAAGGGCCTGCCGGTGGAGAAGGACCTGATCGTGGACATGGAGCCGTTCTTCCAGTCCTTCCGTGAAGTCATGCCGTTCCTTATCAACAAGGGCCACGAGCCCACCAAAGAACGCCTGCAGTCCGCCGAGGACCGTGAGCGCTTCGACGACACCACCAAGTGCATCCTGTGCGCCGCGTGCACGTCGTCCTGCCCGGTCTTCTGGACCGACGGCCAGTACTTCGGCCCGGCAGCGATCGTCAACGCCCACCGCTTCATCTTCGATTCCCGTGATGACGCCGGCGACATGCGCTTGGAGATCCTCAACGACAAGGAAGGCGTGTGGCGCTGCCGCACCACCTTCAACTGCACCGAAGCATGCCCCCGCGGCATCCAGGTCACGCAGGCGATCGCAGAGGTCAAGCAGGCAATCCTCTCCCGCAAGATCTAG
- the sdhA gene encoding succinate dehydrogenase flavoprotein subunit yields the protein MQVHKYDVVIVGAGGAGMRAAIESGQRARTAVLTKLYPTRSHTGAAQGGMCAALANVEEDNWEWHTFDTIKGGDYLVDQDAAEVMAKEAIDAVLDLEKMGLPFNRTPEGRIDQRRFGGHTRDHGKAPVRRACYAADRTGHMILQTLYQNCVKHNVEFYNEYYVLDLLTVEEDAVREDGTPYKQKRVAGVVSYDLASGELHVFQAKSVVFASGGAGKVFKTTSNAHTLTGDGMGIAFRRGIPLEDMEFFQFHPTGLAGLGILLSEAARGEGAILRNSEGERFMERYAPTIKDLAPRDIVARSMANEVREGRGCGPNKDYVLLDLTHLEPAHIDAKLPDITEFARTYLGVEPYTEPVPVFPTAHYAMGGIPTNITTEVLQDNDTVVPGLYAAGEVACVSVHGSNRLGTNSLLDINVFGKRAGIAAAEYAKTADFVDLPADPEAYTIELLDIARNGTGDEKVAVIRKELQDTMDANMQVFRTADTLNQVLRDIESFEERYKRISVQDKGKRFNLDLLEAVELGFLLELAKVMTVAALHREESRGGHFREDFPERDDEKFMKHSMAYKDDHAPADGSAEAIAGIRLATKPVVFTRYEPMVRKY from the coding sequence ATGCAGGTCCATAAGTACGACGTCGTCATCGTCGGTGCCGGTGGCGCTGGCATGCGCGCCGCGATCGAATCCGGTCAGCGCGCGCGCACAGCAGTACTGACCAAGCTCTACCCCACCCGCTCGCACACCGGTGCGGCGCAGGGTGGCATGTGTGCGGCACTGGCCAATGTCGAGGAAGACAACTGGGAGTGGCACACGTTCGACACCATTAAGGGCGGCGACTACCTGGTGGACCAGGACGCGGCCGAGGTCATGGCGAAAGAAGCCATCGACGCCGTGCTGGACCTGGAAAAAATGGGCCTGCCGTTCAACCGCACGCCGGAAGGACGGATTGACCAGCGCCGCTTCGGCGGCCACACCCGTGACCACGGCAAAGCCCCTGTCCGCCGGGCCTGCTACGCGGCTGACCGCACGGGCCACATGATCCTGCAGACGCTGTACCAAAACTGTGTCAAGCACAACGTTGAGTTCTACAACGAGTACTACGTCCTGGACCTCCTGACGGTTGAGGAAGACGCAGTCCGCGAAGACGGCACGCCGTACAAGCAGAAGCGTGTTGCCGGCGTCGTGTCCTACGACCTCGCTTCCGGCGAACTGCACGTGTTCCAGGCCAAGTCGGTGGTGTTCGCCTCCGGCGGCGCCGGCAAGGTCTTCAAGACCACGTCCAACGCCCACACCCTGACCGGCGACGGCATGGGCATTGCGTTCCGCCGCGGCATTCCCCTGGAGGACATGGAGTTCTTCCAATTCCACCCGACCGGCCTTGCCGGCCTGGGCATCCTGCTGTCGGAAGCCGCGCGTGGCGAAGGCGCCATCCTGCGCAACTCCGAGGGTGAACGCTTCATGGAGCGCTACGCCCCCACCATCAAGGACCTTGCACCGCGTGACATCGTGGCCCGCTCCATGGCGAACGAAGTCCGCGAAGGCCGCGGCTGTGGACCGAACAAGGACTACGTGCTCCTTGACCTGACCCACCTCGAGCCCGCGCACATCGACGCCAAGCTGCCGGACATCACCGAGTTTGCGCGCACGTACCTCGGTGTTGAGCCCTACACGGAGCCGGTTCCGGTGTTCCCGACGGCGCACTACGCCATGGGCGGCATCCCGACCAACATCACCACCGAAGTCCTGCAGGATAACGACACCGTGGTGCCGGGTCTCTACGCGGCCGGCGAAGTGGCCTGTGTTTCGGTTCACGGCTCCAACCGCCTGGGCACCAACTCGCTGCTGGACATCAACGTGTTCGGCAAGCGCGCCGGCATCGCCGCCGCGGAGTACGCCAAGACGGCTGACTTCGTGGACCTCCCGGCCGACCCGGAGGCGTACACCATCGAACTGCTGGACATCGCCCGCAACGGCACCGGCGACGAGAAGGTGGCCGTGATCCGCAAGGAACTCCAGGACACCATGGACGCCAACATGCAGGTGTTCCGCACGGCTGACACGCTGAACCAGGTCCTCAGGGACATCGAGTCCTTCGAAGAGCGGTACAAGCGCATCAGCGTCCAGGACAAGGGCAAGCGCTTCAACCTTGACCTGCTGGAGGCCGTTGAACTCGGCTTCCTGCTGGAACTGGCCAAGGTCATGACGGTGGCAGCCCTGCACCGGGAGGAGTCCCGCGGCGGACACTTCCGCGAGGACTTCCCGGAACGTGACGACGAAAAATTCATGAAGCACTCCATGGCGTACAAGGACGACCACGCCCCGGCTGACGGCTCTGCGGAAGCAATTGCCGGCATCCGCCTGGCCACCAAACCGGTTGTCTTTACCCGCTACGAGCCGATGGTGAGGAAGTACTAA
- a CDS encoding succinate dehydrogenase hydrophobic membrane anchor subunit, producing the protein MTATIQSPRSGKDGGKPGAGLIAPKYRRSGASKGNFEMAAWLFMRLSGVVLVVLIFGHLFVNLMVGEGIHAIDFGFVAGKWADPFWQFWDLAMLWLAMLHGTNGVRTIINDYAEKDSTRFWLKIVLYAATAVIIILGTLVIFTFNPCPLDVNGVPLPGGFCPAA; encoded by the coding sequence ATGACTGCAACCATTCAGAGTCCCCGCAGTGGAAAAGACGGCGGCAAGCCGGGCGCAGGACTGATTGCCCCCAAGTACCGCCGCAGCGGCGCTTCCAAGGGCAACTTCGAAATGGCTGCCTGGCTGTTCATGCGGCTTTCGGGCGTTGTCCTGGTAGTCCTGATCTTCGGGCACCTGTTCGTCAACCTCATGGTAGGCGAGGGCATCCATGCCATTGACTTCGGTTTCGTGGCCGGCAAGTGGGCCGATCCGTTCTGGCAGTTCTGGGACCTGGCCATGCTCTGGCTTGCCATGCTGCACGGCACGAACGGTGTCCGCACCATCATCAACGACTACGCCGAGAAGGATTCCACACGCTTCTGGCTGAAGATCGTCCTTTACGCCGCAACGGCTGTCATCATCATCCTGGGCACCCTGGTGATCTTCACCTTCAACCCGTGCCCGCTGGACGTCAACGGCGTACCGCTGCCCGGCGGCTTCTGCCCCGCAGCCTAG
- the sdhC gene encoding succinate dehydrogenase, cytochrome b556 subunit, whose product MPTKPAGTLYRGREGMWSWVGHRITGVVIFFFLLVHVLDTSLVRVSPEAYTAVIGAYKNPLMALGETGLVAAIVFHAFNGLRIIAVDFWKKGAKYQRQMLWTVLVLWVIVMVGFSIRHLSLAFGGH is encoded by the coding sequence GTGCCGACAAAACCAGCTGGCACCTTGTACCGCGGCCGTGAAGGCATGTGGTCCTGGGTTGGACACCGTATTACCGGTGTAGTGATTTTCTTCTTCTTGTTGGTCCATGTGCTGGACACCTCATTGGTGCGCGTGTCCCCCGAGGCATACACCGCCGTGATCGGCGCCTACAAGAACCCCCTGATGGCCCTGGGTGAAACGGGCCTTGTCGCAGCGATCGTGTTCCACGCCTTCAACGGCCTGCGGATCATCGCCGTCGACTTCTGGAAGAAGGGCGCGAAGTACCAGCGCCAAATGCTGTGGACGGTCCTGGTCCTCTGGGTCATCGTCATGGTGGGCTTCTCCATCCGCCACCTTTCCCTCGCCTTCGGAGGTCACTAA
- a CDS encoding mannose-1-phosphate guanylyltransferase, which produces MSTDIVTSRNSPLDRFIAVIPAGGVGTRLWPLSRAAAPKFLHDLTGSGSTLLRATYDRLEPLAGKGVLVVTGVAHRNAVCSQLPEIQESDLVLESEPKDSGAAIGLAAAILYQRDPEIIMGSFAADQVISPDDLFQDAVREAIHTAAAGKIVTIGIKPTHPSTGFGYIRAGQKLSIADAPSAQAVVEFVEKPSEDVAQQYVDSGEYVWNAGMFVAPVSLMLKHLEANQPELFKGLTEIAQAWDTPERDEVTARVWPTLPKIAIDYAVAEPAAAAGDVAVVPGTFRWDDVGDFASVGRLNSAKEVDDVTVLGEGARVFTENASGVVVTDTKRVIALIGIKDVVIVDTPDALLVTTMAHSQRVKAAVDALKASGDTDVL; this is translated from the coding sequence ATGAGTACAGACATAGTGACAAGCCGGAATTCACCGCTGGACCGTTTTATCGCGGTAATTCCTGCAGGCGGAGTGGGGACCCGCCTCTGGCCCCTGTCACGTGCAGCAGCCCCTAAATTTCTTCACGATCTCACCGGTTCCGGCAGCACGCTGCTGCGGGCGACCTACGACCGACTGGAGCCGCTTGCCGGTAAAGGCGTGCTGGTTGTTACCGGCGTTGCCCACCGGAACGCGGTGTGCAGCCAGCTCCCTGAGATCCAGGAGTCCGATCTTGTGCTGGAAAGCGAGCCCAAGGACTCCGGCGCGGCCATCGGCCTCGCGGCCGCCATCCTGTACCAGCGGGATCCTGAGATCATCATGGGTTCCTTCGCCGCGGACCAGGTGATCAGCCCCGACGACCTCTTCCAGGACGCCGTGCGCGAAGCCATCCACACGGCTGCGGCCGGAAAGATCGTCACCATCGGAATCAAGCCCACGCACCCGTCCACCGGGTTCGGCTACATCCGCGCGGGCCAGAAGCTGTCGATTGCGGACGCCCCGAGCGCGCAGGCCGTGGTGGAGTTCGTGGAGAAGCCCAGCGAGGACGTCGCCCAGCAGTACGTGGACAGCGGTGAGTACGTCTGGAACGCGGGTATGTTCGTTGCTCCGGTGTCATTGATGCTGAAGCACCTCGAGGCGAACCAGCCTGAACTCTTCAAGGGGCTCACGGAAATCGCGCAGGCCTGGGACACACCTGAACGCGATGAGGTCACCGCCCGCGTCTGGCCCACCCTGCCGAAGATCGCCATCGACTACGCGGTCGCTGAGCCTGCCGCCGCCGCCGGGGACGTCGCCGTCGTGCCGGGAACTTTCCGTTGGGACGACGTCGGCGACTTTGCCTCCGTGGGCCGGCTCAACAGCGCCAAGGAGGTGGACGATGTGACCGTCCTCGGCGAAGGCGCCCGCGTCTTCACCGAAAACGCCAGCGGCGTGGTTGTCACGGACACCAAGCGCGTCATCGCGTTGATCGGCATCAAGGACGTGGTCATCGTTGACACGCCGGACGCCTTGCTGGTCACCACCATGGCGCACTCCCAGCGGGTCAAAGCAGCCGTGGACGCGCTCAAGGCCAGCGGCGACACCGACGTCCTCTAA
- a CDS encoding amidohydrolase, which translates to MRNYTTEAEPTALVGPWLEPLLPELIDFRRDLHAHPELSFKEFRTTNKLAERLEAAGLKPRRLEGTGLTVDVGEGPIATALRGDIDALPIIEETGLPFASKNHGVTHACGHDVHTTTMLGIALVLHRMHQESPLGGTVRIIFQPAEETMPGGAHSCIEQGVLDGVPRILALHCDPRIEVGKIGTRIGAITSASDTIRIELSGRGGHTSRPHLTEDLVFALAQIAVNVPAVLSRRVDVRSGVSVVWGHISAGSAPNAIPGTGYMAGTMRCLDRDAWHSAGELLDEVVHQVAAPYNVDVRLEHTRGVPPVVNSEHETALIEAAARAEIAESAVVLTPQSMGGEDFAWFLAELPGAMMRLGTKTPGGEEYDLHRGDYILDERALGYGIQVLTAAALRTIRDL; encoded by the coding sequence GTGCGCAATTACACTACTGAAGCCGAGCCCACCGCCCTCGTGGGGCCGTGGCTGGAGCCGCTGCTGCCGGAGCTGATCGATTTCCGCCGTGACCTCCATGCGCATCCTGAACTGTCCTTCAAGGAATTCCGGACCACGAACAAGCTGGCGGAACGGCTCGAAGCTGCCGGGCTCAAGCCGCGACGGCTTGAGGGCACAGGCCTTACTGTCGACGTCGGGGAGGGCCCCATTGCCACTGCCCTTCGCGGCGACATCGACGCCCTCCCCATCATTGAGGAAACCGGGCTGCCGTTCGCGTCCAAGAACCACGGCGTCACCCATGCCTGCGGCCACGATGTCCACACCACCACCATGCTGGGGATCGCCCTCGTGCTGCACCGCATGCACCAGGAATCCCCGCTGGGCGGCACGGTGCGGATCATCTTCCAGCCTGCCGAGGAGACCATGCCCGGCGGAGCGCACTCCTGCATCGAACAGGGCGTGCTCGACGGCGTGCCGCGCATCCTTGCCCTGCACTGCGACCCTCGCATCGAGGTAGGCAAGATCGGCACCCGGATCGGTGCCATCACCTCGGCGTCGGACACGATCAGGATTGAGCTGTCCGGACGCGGCGGCCACACCTCACGGCCCCACCTCACCGAGGACCTCGTCTTCGCGCTGGCGCAGATCGCCGTCAACGTGCCGGCCGTCCTCTCGCGCCGCGTGGATGTTCGCAGCGGAGTCTCCGTGGTGTGGGGCCACATCTCGGCCGGCTCCGCACCGAATGCCATCCCGGGCACGGGCTATATGGCAGGCACCATGCGCTGCCTGGACCGCGACGCCTGGCACAGTGCTGGCGAACTCCTGGACGAAGTGGTCCACCAGGTTGCTGCGCCCTACAACGTGGACGTTCGCCTGGAGCACACCCGGGGCGTTCCACCGGTGGTCAACTCCGAACATGAGACAGCCCTGATCGAGGCGGCCGCACGCGCTGAAATCGCAGAAAGTGCCGTGGTCCTCACGCCCCAGTCCATGGGCGGGGAGGATTTCGCCTGGTTCCTGGCCGAGCTGCCGGGAGCGATGATGCGGCTCGGCACCAAGACTCCCGGCGGTGAGGAATACGACCTCCACCGGGGCGACTACATCCTGGACGAGCGCGCGCTGGGGTACGGCATCCAGGTCCTGACCGCGGCAGCCCTCCGCACCATCCGCGACCTCTAG
- a CDS encoding MarR family winged helix-turn-helix transcriptional regulator has product MTDAPRLNRQVCFALYSASKAATAVYRPMLDELGLTYPQYLVMLVLWEEQPRSVRELGEELGLDSGTLSPLLKRLESLGLVERRRSAEDERRVEVFLTDSGTALSARATAIPQQLADAAGLSAAELDQLRETLGRLTAALHSSR; this is encoded by the coding sequence ATGACCGACGCTCCCAGACTCAACCGCCAGGTGTGCTTTGCGCTCTACTCCGCGTCCAAGGCGGCCACGGCCGTGTACCGCCCCATGCTGGACGAGCTCGGCCTGACCTATCCCCAATACCTCGTCATGCTGGTGCTCTGGGAGGAGCAGCCCCGCAGCGTCCGCGAGCTGGGGGAGGAGCTGGGCCTGGATTCGGGCACCCTGTCCCCGTTGCTGAAAAGGCTCGAATCGCTGGGGCTGGTGGAACGGCGGCGTTCGGCCGAGGATGAGCGCCGGGTGGAGGTCTTCCTCACGGACTCCGGCACCGCACTGAGCGCCCGGGCCACGGCCATTCCCCAGCAACTCGCAGATGCCGCCGGCCTGTCCGCGGCAGAGCTCGACCAGCTCCGGGAAACCCTGGGCAGGCTGACGGCCGCCCTCCATTCATCCCGCTAG
- a CDS encoding organic hydroperoxide resistance protein, with product MKTLYTAEALASGEGRDGSARTQDGKLDVTLASPVELGGNGQGTNPEQLFAAGYAACFHSALRLVGRKEKADLTDSAVAAKIHFGALEDGVGYGLAAELEIALPALDLATAEALVAKAHQICPYSNATRGNINVDIKILEVAA from the coding sequence GTGAAGACTCTTTACACAGCAGAAGCCCTCGCCTCGGGCGAAGGACGGGACGGAAGCGCCCGCACCCAAGACGGCAAGCTGGACGTCACCCTGGCCAGCCCGGTGGAACTGGGCGGGAACGGCCAGGGCACAAACCCGGAACAGCTGTTCGCTGCCGGGTACGCTGCGTGCTTCCACTCAGCCCTGCGCCTGGTGGGCCGTAAGGAAAAGGCCGATCTTACGGACTCCGCCGTGGCGGCCAAGATCCACTTCGGCGCGCTCGAGGACGGCGTGGGCTACGGCCTCGCCGCTGAGCTCGAAATTGCTTTGCCCGCCCTGGACCTGGCGACGGCGGAGGCGCTGGTGGCCAAGGCGCACCAGATCTGCCCCTATTCCAATGCCACCCGCGGCAACATCAACGTAGACATCAAGATCCTGGAGGTGGCCGCATGA